A genomic region of Rheinheimera sp. MMS21-TC3 contains the following coding sequences:
- the aceF gene encoding dihydrolipoyllysine-residue acetyltransferase: MTIEIQVPDIGADEVEVTEILVKVGDSVAVDQTILSVEGDKAAMELPASAAGVVKEIKVAVGDMVKTGSLVMVFAADGDKADAKADNKEESKTETKSEATESAAKPAAEAKATTSLEDINVPDIGGDAVEVTEVLVKVGDTVSADQSILSVEGDKAAMELPAPMAGTVKEIKVAVGDKVSTGSLMMVFETSAQGAPAAKPDSSAKPEAKPEAKAATETAKAEPAKAAAPSSPATDGFVENKEYAHASPVVRRIAREFGVNLAKVKGTGRKERVLKEDVQNYVKQLVKQVESGASTGGSASNMGFDLIAWPKVDFAKFGEVESKPLSRIQKLSGANLHRNWVRIPHVTQFDEADISGLEDFRKQQNQLAEKKKLGVKFTPLVFIMKAVAKALEEFPTFCSSLSDDGASLILKKYIHIGIAVDTPNGLVVPVVRDVNKKGIIELSRELQEISAKARDGKLTAADMQGGCFTISSLGGIGGTAFTPIVNAPEVAILGVSKSDMKPKWNGKKFLPALMLPLSLSYDHRVIDGALAARFTATLAGYLADIRQIIM, translated from the coding sequence ATGACTATTGAAATTCAAGTTCCGGATATTGGTGCTGATGAAGTTGAAGTCACTGAGATCTTGGTTAAAGTTGGCGATAGCGTTGCTGTTGATCAAACCATACTCAGCGTTGAAGGCGACAAAGCGGCAATGGAATTGCCTGCCTCTGCAGCAGGTGTAGTAAAAGAGATTAAGGTTGCTGTTGGCGACATGGTAAAAACCGGTAGCCTGGTTATGGTATTTGCAGCTGATGGCGACAAAGCCGATGCTAAAGCCGATAACAAAGAAGAAAGCAAAACCGAAACTAAGTCTGAAGCTACAGAATCAGCAGCTAAGCCAGCAGCTGAAGCTAAAGCGACCACTAGCTTAGAAGATATTAATGTACCTGATATCGGCGGTGATGCCGTTGAAGTAACTGAAGTACTGGTTAAAGTTGGCGATACTGTGTCAGCTGATCAGTCAATACTCAGTGTTGAAGGCGACAAAGCGGCAATGGAATTACCCGCGCCTATGGCGGGTACAGTAAAAGAAATTAAAGTGGCTGTTGGCGATAAAGTGTCTACTGGCAGCTTAATGATGGTGTTTGAAACCTCAGCACAAGGCGCACCTGCGGCTAAGCCAGACTCAAGCGCTAAACCTGAGGCCAAGCCTGAAGCGAAAGCTGCTACAGAAACGGCTAAAGCCGAGCCAGCTAAAGCTGCAGCACCAAGCAGCCCAGCGACAGATGGCTTTGTTGAAAACAAAGAATATGCGCATGCGTCACCAGTAGTACGTCGTATTGCTCGCGAATTTGGCGTTAACTTAGCCAAAGTTAAAGGTACAGGCCGTAAAGAGCGGGTACTAAAAGAAGACGTACAAAACTACGTTAAGCAGCTAGTTAAGCAAGTAGAAAGCGGTGCTAGCACGGGTGGCTCAGCGTCTAATATGGGCTTTGATTTAATTGCTTGGCCTAAAGTTGACTTTGCTAAGTTTGGTGAAGTGGAATCTAAGCCATTATCGCGAATTCAAAAGCTATCGGGTGCTAACTTGCATCGGAACTGGGTACGTATTCCGCATGTAACCCAATTCGATGAAGCTGATATCAGCGGCTTAGAAGATTTCCGTAAGCAGCAAAATCAATTAGCGGAAAAGAAAAAGCTGGGCGTTAAGTTCACACCTTTAGTCTTTATAATGAAAGCAGTAGCTAAGGCATTGGAGGAGTTTCCAACCTTTTGCAGCTCGCTGTCTGATGATGGTGCTAGCTTAATTTTGAAAAAATATATTCATATTGGCATAGCGGTTGATACGCCAAATGGCTTAGTAGTGCCTGTAGTACGTGATGTAAACAAAAAAGGCATTATTGAGCTATCTCGTGAGTTGCAAGAGATCTCGGCTAAGGCCCGTGATGGCAAGTTAACAGCGGCCGATATGCAAGGTGGCTGCTTTACTATCTCTAGCTTAGGCGGTATTGGCGGTACGGCGTTTACGCCTATTGTTAATGCGCCAGAGGTGGCTATTTTGGGGGTGTCTAAATCAGATATGAAACCAAAATGGAATGGTAAAAAGTTCTTACCAGCCTTAATGTTACCGTTAAGCTTATCTTACGATCACCGTGTTATAGATGGCGCTTTAGCTGCACGCTTTACCGCAACTTTAGCGGGCTATTTAGCGGATATTCGTCAGATTATTATGTAA
- the pdhR gene encoding pyruvate dehydrogenase complex transcriptional repressor PdhR yields the protein MADFKIKPAKLSDRIVEQLENMMLEGTFAVGQRLPAERELAEMFAVSRPSLREAIQKLEAKGLVSRRQGGGTYVSQNLTQGLTDPLFALIARHPESQFDLLEFRHALEGICAYYAALRGTTADFSQIKRYYEAICGAQQLNDLDSEAKAVANFHLAVAEASHNVVLLHLVRGLMPLVEKNIRINLDHLQQRDGIVDQLNQHRQRLMLAVINGEPEQARQASNGHLAFIEEALLEIGKERSRLERSLRRTQQS from the coding sequence ATGGCCGACTTTAAAATTAAACCCGCTAAGCTGTCCGATAGGATAGTTGAACAGCTAGAGAACATGATGCTTGAGGGCACTTTTGCTGTTGGTCAACGGCTGCCTGCTGAACGTGAATTGGCAGAGATGTTTGCAGTATCACGCCCTTCATTGCGGGAAGCGATCCAAAAGCTTGAAGCTAAAGGCTTAGTTAGTCGTCGCCAAGGTGGTGGGACTTATGTTAGCCAAAACTTAACTCAAGGTTTAACCGATCCTTTATTTGCATTAATTGCCCGTCATCCAGAGTCGCAGTTTGATTTACTGGAGTTTAGGCATGCCTTAGAAGGAATTTGCGCTTACTACGCTGCTTTACGCGGTACAACGGCCGATTTTTCGCAGATTAAGCGTTATTATGAAGCTATTTGTGGCGCGCAACAGTTAAATGATTTAGATAGCGAAGCTAAAGCTGTTGCTAACTTTCATTTAGCAGTGGCTGAAGCCTCACATAATGTGGTGTTACTGCATTTAGTGCGCGGTTTAATGCCATTAGTAGAAAAAAATATTCGTATAAACTTGGATCACTTGCAGCAAAGAGACGGCATAGTTGACCAATTAAATCAGCACCGTCAACGTTTAATGCTGGCGGTAATTAACGGCGAACCTGAACAGGCGCGTCAGGCCAGTAATGGTCACTTAGCCTTTATAGAAGAAGCCTTGTTAGAGATAGGTAAAGAGCGATCGCGGTTAGAGCGTTCTTTACGGCGTACTCAGCAAAGTTAA
- a CDS encoding FUSC family protein, whose protein sequence is MTSPKSLSDNKVGIWANIRPLLVLSPQKRPFGIHLTVALSVGIPALIAVWLNHFALGVMASLGGLASLYIRQTPLPHRMVTMALVTFGFSASFTLSLLAGFNPWVLVLALFFVSFLATFICRFFVVPPPGSFFFIMIACVASAVHFDLSLVAQRAGLLLFGCFGASLLALIYSLVQLMAGNKYGLVAAEPTEPRVAAIFLEAATIASFIAISYLLALWFGFDKPYWVPISCLAILQGASFRTVWQRKVHRIVGTAIGMGLAWVIFSFSPNAWTLALLIMGLSFLTEVLVTRNYGLAVIFITPLTIILAEASSVAQDLNWLLMLRMKDVILGSVVGYIGGWFLHQPRLYIYIEQRLLRLLSK, encoded by the coding sequence ATGACATCACCAAAATCGTTATCTGACAATAAAGTAGGGATCTGGGCAAATATCCGGCCACTTTTAGTATTAAGTCCGCAAAAGCGGCCATTTGGCATTCATCTTACTGTCGCTTTATCTGTTGGTATACCCGCTCTTATTGCTGTTTGGCTTAATCATTTTGCGCTTGGGGTGATGGCAAGCTTAGGTGGCTTGGCCAGCTTGTATATCAGGCAAACGCCTTTGCCACATCGCATGGTGACTATGGCATTAGTGACCTTTGGTTTTTCTGCTAGTTTTACCTTAAGTCTGTTAGCTGGCTTTAATCCTTGGGTGCTAGTGCTGGCACTGTTTTTTGTCTCATTTTTAGCGACTTTTATTTGCCGCTTTTTTGTTGTGCCGCCACCTGGCAGTTTCTTTTTTATTATGATCGCTTGTGTTGCCAGTGCCGTACATTTTGATTTGTCATTAGTGGCACAAAGAGCAGGATTGCTGTTATTTGGTTGTTTTGGTGCAAGTTTATTAGCGCTTATTTATAGCTTAGTACAGCTAATGGCTGGCAATAAGTATGGCCTAGTGGCCGCTGAGCCAACCGAACCTAGAGTGGCGGCAATTTTTTTAGAAGCGGCAACCATAGCTAGTTTTATTGCTATCAGTTATTTATTGGCTTTATGGTTTGGTTTTGATAAACCTTATTGGGTGCCGATTTCTTGTTTGGCAATCCTCCAAGGTGCTAGCTTTCGGACGGTGTGGCAACGAAAAGTTCATCGTATTGTTGGCACCGCCATAGGTATGGGCTTAGCTTGGGTTATTTTCTCGTTTAGCCCTAATGCTTGGACATTAGCACTATTAATTATGGGACTAAGCTTTTTAACGGAAGTCTTGGTTACTCGAAATTATGGGCTAGCGGTTATTTTTATTACGCCGCTAACTATTATTCTAGCGGAAGCCAGCAGCGTCGCTCAGGATCTTAATTGGTTATTAATGCTGCGAATGAAAGATGTAATACTCGGCAGCGTTGTGGGCTACATAGGTGGCTGGTTTTTGCACCAACCACGGCTTTACATTTATATAGAACAGCGCTTGCTTCGGTTACTCAGTAAATAG
- the mmsB gene encoding 3-hydroxyisobutyrate dehydrogenase codes for MAKVAFIGLGNMGGPMAINLAKAGHQVTAFDLSAAALAQVKAEGVASAGSAKAAVTDAEFVISMLPAGKHVIGLYLGEQGLAKHIAKSALVIDCSTIDADSARKVGAGLAEHGIAFIDAPVSGGVGGAKAGTLTFITGGEPANFERAKTVLSDMGKNLFHAGEVGAGQVAKICNNMLLSILMAGTSEALQMGIDNGLDPKVLSDIMLKSSGRNWTLELYNPCPDVMENVPSSNGYQGGFLVDLMAKDLGLALEAALQSNSSTPMGALARSLYVTHQRAGNGKLDFSSIFKMFEKKA; via the coding sequence ATGGCAAAAGTCGCTTTTATAGGCCTTGGTAATATGGGTGGCCCTATGGCTATCAATCTTGCTAAAGCCGGACATCAAGTAACCGCCTTTGATTTATCAGCAGCAGCCTTAGCCCAAGTAAAAGCTGAAGGCGTAGCCAGCGCAGGCTCGGCAAAAGCAGCGGTAACCGATGCAGAGTTTGTTATTTCAATGTTGCCTGCGGGTAAGCATGTTATAGGTTTATACCTAGGTGAACAGGGTTTAGCTAAGCATATTGCTAAGTCTGCTTTGGTTATTGATTGCTCGACAATTGATGCAGACAGTGCCCGTAAAGTTGGCGCTGGCCTAGCTGAGCACGGCATTGCTTTTATTGACGCGCCTGTTTCAGGAGGCGTGGGCGGCGCGAAAGCGGGTACCTTAACCTTTATTACCGGTGGTGAGCCTGCTAACTTTGAGCGTGCTAAAACAGTGCTAAGTGATATGGGTAAAAACTTGTTTCATGCCGGTGAAGTAGGCGCAGGCCAAGTGGCTAAAATTTGTAATAATATGCTGCTTAGTATTCTTATGGCGGGAACGTCAGAGGCATTACAGATGGGCATAGATAACGGTTTAGATCCTAAAGTGTTATCAGATATTATGCTTAAAAGTTCGGGCCGTAACTGGACGCTAGAGCTATATAATCCTTGTCCTGATGTAATGGAGAATGTGCCATCATCTAATGGTTATCAAGGTGGATTCTTAGTTGATTTAATGGCGAAAGATTTAGGCTTAGCTCTAGAAGCCGCCTTACAAAGCAATAGCAGCACGCCAATGGGAGCCTTGGCGCGTAGTTTATATGTAACTCACCAGCGCGCAGGTAATGGCAAGCTAGATTTTTCAAGCATTTTTAAGATGTTTGAGAAGAAAGCTTAG
- a CDS encoding nuclear transport factor 2 family protein, with amino-acid sequence MKLLVSCLFGSILLLSPVFAMADDKADLTALLSEFLDGATRNDASIHNKFWADELIYTSSSGSRFGKAELMQGVNSSGMIAPDNIETLYSSEDVSIMQYGDTAVVAFVLVGRSGAKTQRYLNSGTFVKRNGQWQAVNWQATIKAATK; translated from the coding sequence ATGAAACTGTTAGTGAGCTGTTTATTTGGCAGTATTTTACTGTTAAGCCCTGTATTTGCTATGGCTGATGATAAAGCTGATTTAACCGCCTTACTATCGGAGTTTCTCGATGGTGCAACCCGCAATGATGCCAGCATTCACAATAAGTTTTGGGCTGATGAGCTTATTTATACTAGCTCTAGCGGCAGCCGTTTTGGTAAAGCAGAGTTGATGCAAGGCGTTAATAGCAGCGGCATGATAGCGCCCGACAATATCGAAACACTGTATAGTAGTGAAGACGTTAGCATAATGCAGTATGGTGATACGGCTGTTGTTGCCTTTGTCTTAGTGGGGCGTTCAGGTGCTAAGACTCAGCGTTATTTAAATAGTGGCACCTTTGTTAAACGTAATGGCCAATGGCAAGCCGTTAATTGGCAAGCAACAATTAAAGCTGCAACAAAATAG
- the aceE gene encoding pyruvate dehydrogenase (acetyl-transferring), homodimeric type — MSEVSKVDIDALETKEWLEALESVVRTEGVERAQFLLEQVLDQARLDGVAMPTGVTTNYINTIAPQQEPAYPGDVNLERRIRSVVRWNSIMIVLRGSKKELDLGGHMASYQSSAAFYETCFNHFFRAPNEHDGGDLVYYQGHISPGIYARAFVEGRLTEEQLDSFRQEVDGAGLPSYPHPKLMPEFWQFPTVSMGLGSISAIYQARFLKYLNGRGLKDTTQQRVYAFLGDGEMDEPESRGAISFAAREKLGNLCFLINCNLQRLDGPVMGNGKIIQELEGLFRGAGWNVIKVVWGRGWDKLLAKDTTGKLLQLMNETIDGDYQRYKANDGAYVRKNFFGRYPETEALVADMTDEEIFALKRGGHEPSKLFAAFKAAQECTDKPTVILAKTVKGYGMGEAAEGKNIAHQVKKMDMTHVLQLRKRLGLEDYITEEQVADLPYIKLPEGSPELAYLHERRQALKGYTPKRLPKFSQKLSLPALSEFSGLLEEQKREISTTMAFVRMLNILLKDKNIGQQIVPIIADEARTFGMEGLFRQIGIYNPGGQNYKPEDHSVLSYYKEDTAGQVLQEGINELGAMSSWVAAATSYSTNDLPMIPFYIYYSMFGFQRVGDMAWMAGDQQARGFLLGATAGRTTLNGEGLQHQDGHSHVLASTVPNCISYDPTYSYELAVIIQDGIERMYGEKQENIYYYITVMNENYHHHAMPEGVEEGIRRGIYKLETLNGDRGKVQLLGSGTILKEVLKAADILSKDYGVASDVYSVTSFNELARDGQDVERFNMLNPEAEAKTAYIATVLNNTPTIAATDYMKNYAEQVRAYLPTSAYKVLGTDGFGRSDSRENLRRHFEVNASYIVVAALSELVKQGELKPAVVVDALKKFGIDSSKINPLYA; from the coding sequence ATGTCTGAAGTCAGTAAAGTTGACATCGACGCGCTAGAAACCAAAGAGTGGCTAGAAGCGTTAGAATCGGTTGTTCGCACTGAAGGGGTAGAGCGGGCTCAGTTCCTGCTTGAGCAAGTGCTAGATCAAGCGCGTTTAGATGGTGTGGCCATGCCAACAGGTGTGACGACAAACTACATCAATACTATAGCGCCGCAACAAGAGCCAGCGTACCCAGGCGATGTTAACTTAGAAAGACGTATTCGCTCAGTTGTCCGTTGGAACTCTATAATGATAGTGCTGCGTGGCTCGAAAAAAGAGCTAGATTTAGGTGGCCATATGGCATCTTATCAATCGTCAGCGGCATTTTATGAAACCTGCTTCAATCACTTTTTCCGCGCGCCTAATGAACACGACGGTGGCGATTTAGTCTATTACCAAGGCCATATTTCACCGGGTATTTATGCCCGTGCTTTTGTTGAAGGCCGCTTAACTGAAGAGCAATTAGATAGCTTCCGTCAAGAAGTAGATGGTGCAGGCTTACCTAGCTATCCGCACCCTAAATTAATGCCTGAGTTCTGGCAATTCCCTACTGTTTCTATGGGTTTAGGTTCTATTTCTGCAATTTATCAAGCGCGCTTTTTAAAGTATTTAAATGGTCGTGGCTTAAAAGACACCACCCAGCAACGGGTTTATGCCTTCTTAGGCGATGGTGAGATGGATGAGCCAGAATCACGCGGTGCTATTTCCTTTGCTGCCCGTGAAAAACTAGGCAACTTATGCTTCTTAATTAACTGTAATTTACAGCGCTTAGACGGCCCAGTTATGGGTAACGGCAAGATTATTCAAGAATTAGAAGGCTTATTCCGTGGCGCAGGATGGAATGTTATTAAAGTTGTTTGGGGCCGTGGTTGGGATAAATTATTAGCTAAAGACACTACAGGTAAGCTGTTGCAGTTAATGAACGAAACTATTGATGGTGATTACCAAAGATATAAAGCTAATGATGGTGCTTATGTTCGTAAAAACTTCTTTGGTCGTTATCCAGAGACTGAAGCTTTAGTTGCAGATATGACAGATGAAGAAATCTTCGCCTTAAAGCGCGGTGGTCATGAACCTTCTAAGTTATTTGCAGCCTTTAAAGCAGCTCAAGAGTGTACTGATAAACCAACGGTTATTTTAGCTAAAACCGTAAAAGGTTACGGTATGGGTGAAGCGGCTGAAGGTAAGAATATTGCTCACCAAGTGAAAAAAATGGATATGACCCACGTATTGCAACTGCGCAAACGTTTAGGGCTTGAAGATTATATTACTGAAGAGCAAGTAGCAGATTTACCTTATATTAAATTGCCAGAAGGCTCGCCAGAGTTAGCTTATTTACATGAGCGCCGCCAAGCATTAAAAGGCTATACGCCTAAGCGTTTACCTAAGTTTAGCCAAAAGTTAAGCTTACCGGCGTTAAGCGAGTTTAGTGGCTTACTAGAAGAGCAAAAGCGCGAAATTTCAACTACTATGGCCTTTGTCCGGATGTTAAATATCTTATTAAAAGATAAAAACATTGGTCAGCAAATTGTGCCAATTATTGCCGATGAAGCTCGTACTTTTGGTATGGAAGGTTTATTCCGTCAAATTGGTATTTATAATCCAGGCGGTCAAAACTACAAGCCAGAAGATCACTCAGTGTTGTCTTACTATAAAGAAGATACTGCCGGTCAAGTATTACAAGAAGGTATTAACGAGCTGGGTGCTATGTCATCTTGGGTAGCGGCAGCCACCTCTTACAGTACCAACGATTTACCGATGATCCCGTTTTATATCTATTACTCTATGTTTGGTTTCCAACGTGTCGGTGATATGGCGTGGATGGCCGGTGATCAGCAAGCCCGTGGTTTCTTATTAGGTGCTACTGCCGGTCGTACTACCTTAAACGGCGAAGGCTTACAGCACCAAGATGGCCACAGCCATGTCTTAGCCAGCACAGTACCTAACTGTATCTCTTATGATCCTACCTACTCTTACGAGCTAGCGGTAATCATTCAAGATGGTATAGAGCGTATGTACGGCGAGAAGCAAGAAAACATTTATTACTACATCACAGTAATGAACGAAAACTACCATCACCATGCTATGCCTGAAGGGGTAGAAGAGGGTATTCGTCGTGGTATTTATAAGTTAGAAACCTTAAATGGCGACCGTGGTAAAGTTCAGTTACTTGGCTCAGGCACCATCTTAAAAGAAGTGCTCAAAGCGGCAGATATTCTAAGCAAAGATTATGGCGTTGCCTCTGATGTGTATTCAGTAACTTCTTTTAATGAGCTAGCCCGTGATGGCCAAGATGTTGAGCGCTTTAATATGCTTAACCCTGAAGCTGAAGCTAAAACAGCTTATATCGCTACAGTGCTAAATAATACACCAACTATAGCCGCAACAGATTATATGAAGAACTATGCCGAGCAAGTTCGCGCTTACTTACCCACTAGCGCATATAAAGTGTTAGGTACTGATGGTTTTGGTCGCTCTGATAGCCGTGAGAATTTACGCCGTCATTTTGAAGTAAATGCCAGCTATATTGTGGTTGCAGCATTAAGCGAACTAGTTAAGCAAGGCGAGTTGAAACCAGCTGTAGTAGTGGATGCCCTGAAAAAATTCGGCATCGATAGCAGCAAAATCAACCCGCTATACGCATAA
- a CDS encoding DUF3297 family protein has translation MNDTKTRPELPDHLSGNPRSPHHVAEIFEHSVGIKLNGKERFDVEEYCISEGWVKVASPKALDRRGQPLLIKLKGTVEAFYSE, from the coding sequence ATGAACGACACAAAAACGCGTCCAGAATTACCGGATCACTTATCAGGAAACCCTCGTAGCCCGCATCATGTAGCAGAAATTTTTGAGCACAGCGTAGGCATTAAACTTAACGGCAAAGAGCGTTTTGATGTTGAAGAGTATTGCATCAGCGAAGGCTGGGTAAAAGTGGCATCACCTAAAGCGCTAGACCGCCGTGGTCAACCTTTATTAATTAAGCTTAAAGGCACTGTTGAAGCTTTTTATAGCGAATAG
- a CDS encoding DUF3465 domain-containing protein — protein sequence MKKLLIIVLIGLGLYHWLDATPTKTPPVQNSAPVQQAKLQAIQKNTSENSAIKQAFINQQSKVQVQGSGSVIRVLADDNKGSRHQRFILQLADGQTLLIAHNIDLAPRINGLAKGDTVQFYGQYEWNNKGGVVHWTHHDPQGRHVGGWLKHKGSIYQ from the coding sequence ATGAAAAAGCTGTTAATTATAGTCCTAATAGGCTTAGGGCTTTACCATTGGTTAGATGCAACACCAACTAAAACGCCGCCAGTACAGAATAGCGCTCCAGTCCAACAAGCCAAGCTACAAGCTATTCAAAAAAACACCTCAGAAAATAGTGCGATAAAGCAAGCTTTTATCAATCAGCAAAGTAAGGTTCAAGTTCAAGGCTCAGGAAGTGTGATTAGAGTATTAGCGGACGACAATAAAGGCTCCCGCCATCAGCGCTTTATTTTACAACTTGCTGATGGTCAAACCTTATTAATTGCCCATAATATAGATCTAGCGCCAAGAATTAATGGATTAGCAAAGGGCGATACTGTCCAGTTTTATGGCCAATATGAATGGAATAATAAAGGTGGTGTGGTGCACTGGACCCACCATGACCCTCAAGGCCGTCACGTGGGTGGTTGGTTAAAGCATAAAGGCAGCATTTATCAATAA
- a CDS encoding SDR family oxidoreductase, whose product MQLKDKTIVITGGAQGLGLEMARMCAAEGAKLALIDMNAEQLAAAKAELAASTTVNTYSANVADESEVEAIFSQIDNDFSGIDGLINNAGILRDGLLLKYKDGEIQSKMSLQQFQSVIDVNLTGVFLCGREAAAIMVKRQRKGVIINMSSVARSGNMGQTNYAAAKAGVVAMTVTWARELGRYGIRVAAIAPGVIRTAMTDAMKPEMRERLEKMKPVGRLGEASEIAHTAKYIFENDFYTGRVVEIDGGISM is encoded by the coding sequence ATGCAATTAAAAGACAAAACCATCGTAATTACAGGTGGTGCTCAAGGCCTAGGTCTTGAAATGGCACGTATGTGTGCTGCAGAAGGCGCAAAATTAGCGTTAATCGATATGAATGCCGAGCAATTAGCTGCGGCTAAAGCCGAATTAGCAGCAAGTACCACGGTAAATACCTATAGCGCTAACGTTGCAGATGAAAGCGAAGTAGAAGCAATCTTTAGCCAAATCGATAATGATTTTTCAGGTATTGACGGCTTAATTAATAATGCCGGTATTTTACGTGATGGCTTATTATTGAAATATAAAGACGGTGAAATTCAAAGCAAAATGTCACTGCAACAATTTCAGTCGGTTATCGATGTAAACCTAACAGGCGTCTTCCTGTGTGGCCGTGAAGCTGCAGCCATAATGGTAAAACGTCAGCGTAAAGGCGTTATTATTAATATGTCTAGCGTCGCACGTAGCGGCAATATGGGCCAAACAAACTATGCAGCCGCTAAAGCGGGTGTCGTGGCGATGACAGTGACTTGGGCCCGTGAGTTAGGCCGCTATGGTATTCGTGTTGCTGCTATAGCGCCTGGTGTTATACGCACAGCAATGACAGATGCCATGAAACCGGAAATGCGCGAGCGTTTAGAGAAAATGAAACCGGTAGGCCGTTTAGGCGAAGCCAGTGAAATTGCCCATACCGCTAAATATATCTTTGAGAACGACTTCTACACCGGCAGAGTGGTAGAAATTGATGGCGGTATTAGCATGTAA